A single region of the Nicotiana sylvestris chromosome 6, ASM39365v2, whole genome shotgun sequence genome encodes:
- the LOC138871173 gene encoding uncharacterized protein — MVWYHNLAPNSIDSFAMLADSFIKAHACSINVATRKSDVFKIRQRENEMLREFVSRFQMERMELRLVSDDWAIRAFLQGLNERSSVALKQLKQNLAEYPAVTWSDIHNRYRSKIRVEDEQLGVPSGSVYPSRLSAKEPKPNKQRYQPYTEDRRNALRRDIPRNDRRIDQG; from the coding sequence ATggtgtggtatcacaacctggccccaaattcgatagattcatttgccatgctggcagattccttcataaaggcacatgcttgTTCCATCAAtgtagctacaaggaaatccgacgtcttcaaaattaggcaaagggagaacgagatgctgcgagagttcgtatcgcgctttcaaatggaacgaatggaactacgaCTGGTTTCCGACGACTGGGCAATACGGGCCTTCCTGCAAGGTTTGAACGAGCGGAGCTCGGTAGCTTTGAAACAACTGAAGCAGAACTTAGCCGAGTATCCCGCCGTAACTTGGTCGGATATCCACAACCGATACCGATCAAAGATCAGGGTTGAAGATGAACAATTAGGAgtcccctcgggctcggtatatcctagcaggctatcggcaaaggagccaaaaccaaacaaacaaagataccaaccatacactgaggaTAGAAGGAATGCCCTGAGGCGCGACATACCCCGCAATGACCGAAGGATAGATCAAGGCTAG